The sequence TTGGCGCCGTAGCCGTTGTCGGACAGCGCGTCGAAGGTGCCGTCGTGCCGCCGTACGATGCCGCTGAAGCCCTGCACCGGCTGCCCGGCGAAGGGCGGGGTCACCCCGTTGACCGGCGCCGTTCCGAGCTGGGCCCCCGACGGCTCGCTTCCGGGCACGAACGTCTGGGCGGGCAGGGAGGCGAACCCGGTCAGCGTGGCGCGGTCGAACCCGGGGCGCCAGGGGTCGGCCACCGCGGGCGCGGCCATCGCCAGTGCCAGTACGGCCGCGCCAAGGGTGATCGTCATGCGTCGTCTCATGGCGGCACGCTAGGGAGTCCATGTGAACGGCTGATGTTGCGCTGCGGGCCGTACAGCGGAACACCTGGCAAAACGGAGAAGACATCACATAAGGCGATCGGGAGGAGATATAGGCGAGTAACGACGAAGCCCGCGAAGCCCGCGAGGTCCACGGAGGCGGTGAAGTCGTGAAGTGGACTCTGCGGGGAGGTGAAGTGGACTCAGCGGGGAGAGGGCGGTGAGGCGAGGGATGCAACAGAACGGAGGTCCCCCGCGTCCTTGGGTCGTGGAGTTCACCGATTTCGTCGCCGCGCGGGGGAACGCGCTGTACCGGTACGGCTACGTCCTCACCGGTAACGCCGAGGATGCGGCCGACCTGACCCAGGAGGCGCTGATGCGCTTGGGGGACGCATGGTCCAGGATCCGGAAAAAAGATGATCCAGAGGGGTACGTCCGCACGACCATGGCCCGCCTGCACATCAGTCTCTGGCGGCGGCTGCGCAGGGAACGGCTGGTCGAGGCGGTTCCCGAGGTGACCTACACCGACGATCGCCTCGACGGCGACGTCGGCCTGTGGAAAGAGCTGGAGGGCCTGCCGCCCAAACAGCGGGCGGTGCTGGTCCTGCGCTACTACGAGGACCTGCCGGACCAGGAGATCGCCGAGCTCCTCGGCATCTCGCGCGGCACGGTGCGCAGCCAGGCGGCCCGCGCGCTGGACAAACTCAGGATCCGGATCACCGATCTCGAAACGGGGCGAGTGTGATGACGTACGACAGGAGCGAGGCGGAGCTGGCCCGCACGCTGGCCGGCGCGGCCGACGCCGCGCCTCCACCGGTGGGCGACCTGCTCACGGCGGTTCACCGGCGGCGCGGGCGGCGCACGCGCAGGCGGGTGCAGTCCGCGCTCGCGGTCGCCGGGGTGATCGCGGTGATCGGCGGTGGTACGGCGGTGGCCAGGGGGACCTTCTCCAGCGGGGGCGGAGAAGGACGGATCCTCGCCGACGCCACGGCCACGGCCACGACGTCCGTCGGGCCGACCGGCACCGGCACCGGCAAGATCGCGATACGGCCCGCGGCCGAGGTGTGGCCCGCGGCGGTGACCAAGATTCCCATCAAGACGGCGGACGGCTGGAGATACCGGCCGGTCGCCGGGCTGAGCGCCACCGAGCTGCTGTTGGTCGCCGAGTCCTCCTTCGAGAAGGCCGGGCGGCTGGAGGCATATGACACCGCGGCCCGCCGGAGCACCGTGCTCACCGACACGCCTGCCCCCGAGGGGGTCAAGGGCTATTTCGTGCAGGCCGTCGAGGTGGGATCGGAGTACATCGCGTGGTGGGGGGAGACTCCCAACAACTCCGACAAATGGGCCGATTTCTGGGTGGTGCCCCGGGCCGGCGGCACGGCGAAGCAGGTCGGGCAGGTCACCGGAGACCTCTCCGAGGTGGAGCGGATCGGCGTCACCGCGGACTCCGTCGTCTGGTCGGCGGCCGGCGGGGGGATCTACCGCATGCCCCTGGCCGGAGGCTCCCCGGAGAAGATCGCGGGGACGGACGGCCTCCACCTGATGTCCTGGCCATGGGCGGTTGACGTCGCCAACGGGAGAGAGGGCGAGGGCGAGCAGAAGAACCAGACCAAGGTGGTCAACCTGGAGACGGGGCAGACGACCGAGGTGAACGTCCCGGACGGTGTCCAGGGGCTCCGCTGCGGCCCGGTCTGGTGCTTCGGGAAGGAGAAGGACCAGGAGAACAACGCAAGCGTGGTGCAGCGGGTGGACGGTTCGGACCGCAAGAGCCCGCCGGACCTGAGCGCCTGGGGCGGGGGGCATCACCTCGCCCGCGGGTTCGGACTCTTCCAGGTCTCCGGGGTCGTGGGCCGGGACGCGCGGGGCGAGGAGATCGAGGACGCGCAGGCGCCGTTGGCCGCGGTGTACGACCCGGTCACCGGGACCACGGCCGGAATCGGCAAGCGGGACCCGTCCGGTGGAGGGGGCTACGGAACCGGCACCTCCTCCTCGCCCACGTCGGTCCTCTACTGGGACGAGGGGCAGCGGCAGGTGGAGAAGTGCAGGAAGGTCGACGCCACCTCCGTCCCCCGACCGCCGGGAGAGCCTGTCCCCACGGGGAAGGTCACGTCGTGCACGACGACCGTGGAAGGCGGCGGCAAGGAGTACACGGTCGTGAACCTTCTCGCAGTCCCTCCGTCGGAATAAAGTTCCAGGTATGAGGATCTTCAACAATGTCAGGGAGCTCAAGGCGGCCGTCGGCGAGCATCTCGGCTACACCGAATGGCGCCGGATCACCCAGGAACGGGTCAACCTGTTCGCCGACGCGACCGACGACCACCAGTGGATCCACGTGGACGTCGACAAGGCGAAGGAAGGACCGTTCGGGGGGACCATCGCCCACGGCTACCTGAGCCTGTCGCTGCTGCCGTCATTCATGACGGAGCTGGTCCGGGTGGACGGCCTGGCCATGGGGATCAACTACGGGCTCAACAAGGTCCGTTTCCCCGCGCCGGTCCCGGTCGGCGCGCTGATCCGGGCGGGGGCGGAGCTCGTCGACGTCAAGGGAACCCCCTCGGGTTACCTGTCGAACATGCGGCTGACCATCGAGGCCGAGGGACAGAAGAGGCCGGTCTGCATCGCCGAGACCCTCTCCCTCTACGTCCCGGTCCCCGACGAGAGCTCCTGAGCCAGGATCGCCGCCTGGACGCGGCTGCGGAGACCCAGCTTGTTCAGCAACCTGCTGACATGGGTCTTCGTGGTTGCCTCCGCCATGTCCAGCTCGACGGAGATCTCCGCGTTCGACATGCCCCGCCCGATGCAGGCCAGCACCTCCCGCTCGCGCGGGGTCAGGCCGCCGACCTCCTGCGGCCTGCGCTCCGGGACGGCCGTGCCGAAGGCCGAGATCAGCCGCCGGGTGACCGACGGTGAGATGAGCCCGTCCCCCCGGGCCACCACCCGAACGGCCTCCACCAGCGCGTCGGCGTCGGTGTTCTTGAGCAGGAACCCGGCGGCCCCCGCCCGCAGCGCCCCGAAGATGTATTCGTCGATGTCGAACGTGGTCAGGATCAGGACGTCGGCGATCCCGCTCAGCTCGCGCGTCGCGGAGATCCCGTCCAGCTTCGGCATCCGGATGTCCATCAGCACCACGTCGGGCCGCAGTCCGAGGGCCATGGCGACGGCCTGCTCCCCGTCCGAGGCCTGGCCGACGACCTCGATGTCCTCCTGGCCTTCGAGGATGAGGACGATCCCGGCGCGGACCGCCGCGTGGTCGTCGGCGACAAGGACTCGGATGGTCATGAGATCTCCCCGGTGGGCAGCTCGGCGCGGACACGCCAGCCGTCGTCGTGTGGTCCGGCCTCGATGGAGCCGCCGACGAGGACGGCCCGCTCCCGCATCCCGATGAGTCCCGCGCCCGCGCCGGGAAGCGCCCGCCCGGCGCCGTCGACCGGGTTGTCCACGGTCAGGGTGAGCAGGCCGGGCCGGTAGCCGATCACCAGGTCGGCGACCTTGCCGCCGTGCTTGAGCGCGTTGGTCAGCGACTCCTGGACGATCCGGTATCCGGCGAGGTCCACCGAGGCGGGCAGATCCCGGGCGTCGCCGTCCACCCGGAACCGCACCTCCAGCCCCGCCTCCCGCGCCCGTTCGGCCAGATCCTCCACCTCGGCCACCCGCCGCCGGGTGGCCTCGGCCTCCTCGCCGTCCTGCCGGAGCAGCCCGATCATGGTGCGCATCTCGGCCATGCCCTGGACGCTGTTCTCCCGGATGGACTCCATGACGTTCCGTACGGCCTCCGCGTTCAGGTCCTTACGGGAGAGCACGGCCGTGGACTGGATGGCGATCGCGCTGAAGTGGTTGGCGATCATGTCGTGCAGCTCCCTGGCCATCCGGGCCCGTTCGGAGTCCACCGCCGCCTGCCGGTCCAGCTCCGCCAGCCGCGCGACCTGCTCGGCCCTGGACCGTTCGGACTCGGCCCGGTCGTGGAGCTGCTTTATGATCATCCCAGTGGAGACCGGGGTGACCCCGATGAGGCCGAGCTGAACGACGGCTACGGCGAGAAGGCTCAGATCGCGCGAGAAGAACCAGGCCGCCGTCCCGCCGACGACGGCGAAGACCGAGGTGATGCCGAGCATCCACTTGCCCAGCCTGGCCGGGCCGTACCGGACGGCCGCGTAGAGGTTGTCGGTGAAGACCAGGATCGTGCCCATGGAGGGCCCCAGGAAGCCGTCCGCGACGATGGCCACGAGGCCCAGCCAGAGGGCGGCCATCGGCGAGCTCCGCCGTACCGCGACGCCCAGGCAGCTGACCAGCAGCGGTCCGACGAGCAGGTAGGCGGGCGTCGCCCGGTGCGGGTAGGCGTGGGCGGCCAGCAGGACGAGGCCGCCGGCGAAGCACGCCACCGCCCACAGCGCGTCGTCCCGTCTCATGCCCTCCATCCCATCACCTCCGGCGGGACGATTGATCCGGCTGGGGAAGGGGCTGCCGTACACATGTCGTACACACAAGGATGTAGGCCGGTTCATCACCCTCGACGATGTCCGGCCGGGGGGCGATCGGTGATCCTGGGACCATGATTCTGGCGGTTATCATCGGTTGCGAGATTGGATTCTGGGTCCTCCTCGGGCTGGGGCTCGCCTCGCGCTATCTCTGGGGCATGCGGCGGCTCAGCACGGTCCTGCTGGTCTCGGTGCCACTGCTCGACGTGGTCCTGCTCACCGCCGCCGTCATCGACATGCGCGGCGGGGCGCAGGCGGCCTGGCACCACGGCCTGGCCGCCGCCTACCTCGGCTACTCGATCGTCTTCGGCCACCGGACCGTCAAATGGGCCGACGCCGCGTTCGCCCACCGCTTCGCCGGAGGCCCCGCACCGCAGAAACCCCCGCCCGGCGGCATGGCCAGGGCCCGCTACGAATGGGGCGTGTGGATCCGCATCGTCATCGCGTACGGCATCACCTGCGCACTGCTGTTCGGCCTGATCCGCATCGTCGACGACCCCTCGCGGACGGCCGCTCTGACCGCCTTCATGGGCAGCCTGCTCAAGGTCCCGCTGATCGCGGCGCTCTGGCCGGTGAGCTACACCCTGTTCCCGAAGAAGACGCCGAAGGAGGCCGCCGACGATCGGGACGGCGGCGGGAAGGTCACCAGCGACTCCAGCGCATGACCTCCTCCACAGGCTTGGGGCCCGTCTGAATTGTGTACTCCAGGGCGGAGACCACCTACATAGCCTGCGCGTGCGGTATGCAGAGGAGCCACACGGTTATGCAGAGGATTCGTGTGGCATGTGACTCGTGCGGCATGCGTGAGACATGTGACTCGTGGGGCATGTGACTCGTGCGCCATGCGTAGGGCATGTGACTCGTGTGGCATGTAGGGAACCCGCGCAGTATGCAGAAGACTCGCACGGTATGCACAGAGGACCCGCACGGCACGCAGAGAACCTCGGTCCCTCCCGTTCCATGCAGAGCGACCCCAGCCATGTCCGGCCCTGCGAACAGGCACACCCGGCCGGCATGAACCTCCAGACCGCAGACCCGATCGAGCGGAACGCGCCGACCTGCCCGCAGGTTCGCAGTTCGCAGTTCGCAGTTCGCAGTTCGTGGATCGCAGTTCGTGGATCGCGGATCGCGGATCGCGGCGCGACCGCCGGGGCCTTCACCTGAAGATCCTCCGCGAGACCGTCCCCTCCGCGTCGCCCCCGAAGGCAGCTTCCACCGCACCGGACTCCGCCTGGCCGAGACAGCGACCCGCTGCCCGAGAGCGCTCCCTCGATCCTCCACACCGCCCCTGTCCCACCTGCGTGATCACCCCGGTCCTCCGATCCCATGAGCAGGGGACGTCCGCTCGCCCACACCGGAGAACGCGGAGATCGACGAGCCCGTCAGGGACGCGTCCGTTAAGTGGTTCGAGGCACGGCTCAAGACCCGCTATGATTACTTACGCAGCGAGCGGCCGTAGCTCAATGGATAGAGCATCTGACTACGGATCAGAAGGTTGGGGTTTCGAGTACCTCCGGCCGCACAGCAGGTCAAAGGCCCTCCGGGATCATCCCGGAGGGCCTTTTTCGTATCCGTACAGCAGCGATTTACAGCAACGGCGTCTGCCATCCGCCACTGATCGAGTGCCTTGGGCATGCTCCGCGTGAGAGGCATCCGTCGTGGAGGAGAGGAAGAATGTGACCGGGACCCGCATTCTCTCGTTCAAAGCCTGGCGAGGGGGCCGCTATGTCGGCCTGGCGGAGGTTCTCACCTCTCTGGGTGCCCCGATCGACGGCCACCGCTGGCGGTTGACCATCGACTGGCTCGTCTCCCCCGAGCTTGAAGCGATCACCGAGGCCACGGCGGGCTCGCTGGTGACCACGGGTCGTCTCATCGAACTGTTCAGCGTGGAGTGTCAGCTCATCGATGGAGAGCTTGTCGGACACGGCGACAGCCCATCGGCGCCGGAGGTGAAGATCCGAGCGTTCGACAGCGGCCACTGGGATGTGCAGACGGACAGTCCTGAGCTGTTGGAAAAGATCGTCACGCTCTATCCCGACGCACAGGAGCTCCCCGAGTGGTGAATCCGCGAGACATGCTGCGAAAGACCCTCCAGGAGCGGCGCATCCTGGAGGGCCTTAGGACCTTGTACGGAGTTGAGATCAGAGGGATTCACCTGCGCGGTGGTCTGCCGTCCTGGTAGGCCATCGCCATGGCGCGTGGAGATCTCACCGATGACGAATGGTCTTTGATCGATCCTCACCTGCCCTTGGGTGAGCGAGGTCTGATCCCGGACCTGCGCCGGTAGTTCAGCCGGTAGTTCAACGGTGTGATGTGGCGGTTTCGTACCGGCAGCCCGTGGCGGGACCTGCTCGCCGAGTACGGGCCCTGGTCCCCCCTCTACGACCGGTTCCGGTCGTGGACCACGGCCGGCGTCTTCGGGCGGTTGATGCAGGCCGTGATCTCCGAGGCCGCTGCCCGCGGGCAGGCCGACCTTGACCTGGTCAGCGCGGACTCCACCACGGTCCGTGCCCACTGCCACGCCGCCGCAATGGTCGTGGACGGTGCGGTGGTCAAGGCGTTGGAGGAGGCCGCTGAGCAGGAAAAGGGGCTGCGCCAAAGGGGTACAACGCCCAGGCCGGCGAACCCGGCGAAGACAGGGACAGGGACAGGGACGGGGATGAACGCCGGCGGCTACAACGGCGGCGCCGAATACGGCTGACGGCGGCCGGGCTGGGCCGCTCGCGAGGTGGGCTGACCAGCAAGGTCCACCTGTCGGCCGACCTGCGATGCCGTCCACTGTCCTTCGTCCTGACCCCGGGTCAGGCTGGAGACAGCCCACAGTTTCGTGCCGTCCTGGCCCGCATCGAGATCCGGCTGCCCGCCGGTCGCCCGCGCACCCGCCAGGACGCGGTGGCAGCCGACAAGGCCTACTCCTGTCGCGCCAACCGCCTCTATCTGTTATCTGTGCAGGCGCCACATCGGGGCCGTCATCCCCGAAAAGACCGACCAGGCGGCCAACCGCAAGAAACGTGGCTCCCGCGGCGGCTGCCCGGTCAGTCACGATCCATATCTCTACAAGCAGCACAACATGGCGGACCGGTGCATCAATCGCATCAAAGAGTGGCGCGGGCCGGCCTTCCGCTTCGACACGACGGCCGACAGCTACCTCGCGGGCCTTCATCTACGCGGAGCCATCTTGTGGGTCCGAAGCCTTCAGCCCCTCTGAAGATCAGAAGTCCGTACAGGCCCTAGTGCGACGTTCCTGAATGCGGCCGTACATCCCTGCCCGCCGACCTGGGGAGATGATGGTCTCAGGGGTATTGTCATGCCGAAACTGCTGTACGCGCGTCCGCCGGCGGACGCCGAAGAAGAGCGGCAGATCCGCAAACTGGCCGGGGCCCGCCATGCCCCGGCCGACTGGATCACGCGGGCGCAGATGATCGCCTTCAGCTGGCAGGGGCAGCGCACCAGCGCCATCGCGGCCAGGCTGGGCTGTCACATGCAGACCGTGCGCGAGCGGATCGAGCGCTTCAACGCCGAAGGCCTGGCCGGGCTCGGCGATCGGCCCGGGGCGGGCCGTAAACCCCGGCTCACCGAGATCGAACGCGGGTGTGTCATCGCCCTGGCGCGCTCGGCCCCGCCCGGACGACCGGTTCGCGAAGGGGCTGGCGACCTGGTCGCCGACGACGAGAGCGGTCCCGCGCAGTGGACTCTGGACAGCCTGACCGCCGCCGCCCGCGCGCAGGGCATCGTCATCGCCCGCAGCCAGGTCCGCCGGATCCTACTCACAGAGAAGGTCCGCTGGCGGCACACCCGCTCCTGGAGCGAATCGACCGATCCGCAGTTCACCCCAAAAGGGCCGAAATCATCGGCCTCTACACCCACCCGCCGCCCGGCACCACGGTGATCTGCGCCGACGAGCTGGGACCGGTGACCCCGCGCACCTTCCCGCCCGCACCCGGCTGGTCGGTCGGCGGGCATCGGATCAAGGACCGGCTGGAGTATTCACGCGGCACCGACAAGACCTGGGTCTACGGCGCGCTGCGCATCCGCGACGGCACCGAGCTCACCTTCTGCGCGCCCTCGCGCAACAGCGACGGCTGGATCCAGCTGCTTCAGCAGATCGCCACCGCCAACCGGCGTGGCCCGATCGTCGTCATCACCGACAATCTGTCCAGCCATTTCAGCTGGCGGGTCCGGCAATGGCTGGCCCGTCATCCGCGGATCCGCCAGGTGTTCATCCCGGTCAGGGCCTGCTGGCTGAACCTGGCCGAGGGCTGGTGGCGACTACTGCGCCGGGCCGCGTTCGCCGGGCAGACCTTCGCCGACGCCACCGAGATCGCCTACGCGGTCGCCCTCGCCACCGCCCAACTCAACGCCCACGCCCAGCCCTGGATCTGGGGACGGCCATCCCCGCAGCCCCGAATCCTCCGGCATAAGTTCGTCTACCTGCTTTAAGGAACGAAGCACTAGCGGTACGGGTCGACGCCTTCCGCCGGCGCGAGTTAACCATGAGGCCACGGCATGAGAGTGCACGCATCCGCTGTGTTCTCCAGCGTGTCGACCGCAGCAATGCACACGTCATGAGATGGCGGTGAGTGCAGGCATACAGGCCCATACGACCGAAAACCGCTTGCCTCGCGTGGTGGGCTCAGGGAACGTGGTGTCCATGACGCTCTGACGGACAGCACCCCGCCACTCCGAGATGCCACGGTGCCGACGCGCCCCGCAACGCTGTCAGCCCATACCCCTTTAGCTGTCAGCCCGTACCCTTTTAAGGGAAGAGAGCCTTTTTGTCTCAGCAACACTCCCGGCAGGAGTCCTCGCTGCCGTCCACCACGGCCATGGGTCCGGCCACCGTCGCCGTGTTCGCCTCCCCCGCGAGCTGGATCGAGTCCGACGCCCTCGCGCAGTGCCACCAGGTGGCCGCCCTCGACGGCATGATGCACGTCGCCGCCATGCCGGACCTGCACCCTGGCAAGGGCGCCCCCATCGGCGCCGCCATGGCATCGACCGTGCTGTACCCGTTCCTGGTGGGCTCCGACATCGGTTGCGGCATCGCCGTGTTCCCCATGAAGCTCAAGCGCGCCGTACCCGAGAAGCTCGCCGCCCGCTTCCCCGACCTCGATCGCGCGCTGGATCCCGAGCAGGATGCCGACGACCCGGCCTGGGACGTTGTGAAGGGCGATATCCCCGCCGGTCACGTCGAGGGCCTCGGGACGGTCGGCCGGGGCAATCATTTCGTCGAGCTGGCGCGGATCGGG comes from Streptosporangium roseum DSM 43021 and encodes:
- a CDS encoding helix-turn-helix domain-containing protein, with amino-acid sequence MPKLLYARPPADAEEERQIRKLAGARHAPADWITRAQMIAFSWQGQRTSAIAARLGCHMQTVRERIERFNAEGLAGLGDRPGAGRKPRLTEIERGCVIALARSAPPGRPVREGAGDLVADDESGPAQWTLDSLTAAARAQGIVIARSQVRRILLTEKVRWRHTRSWSESTDPQFTPKGPKSSASTPTRRPAPR
- a CDS encoding SigE family RNA polymerase sigma factor; this translates as MEFTDFVAARGNALYRYGYVLTGNAEDAADLTQEALMRLGDAWSRIRKKDDPEGYVRTTMARLHISLWRRLRRERLVEAVPEVTYTDDRLDGDVGLWKELEGLPPKQRAVLVLRYYEDLPDQEIAELLGISRGTVRSQAARALDKLRIRITDLETGRV
- a CDS encoding MaoC family dehydratase, producing MRIFNNVRELKAAVGEHLGYTEWRRITQERVNLFADATDDHQWIHVDVDKAKEGPFGGTIAHGYLSLSLLPSFMTELVRVDGLAMGINYGLNKVRFPAPVPVGALIRAGAELVDVKGTPSGYLSNMRLTIEAEGQKRPVCIAETLSLYVPVPDESS
- a CDS encoding sensor histidine kinase — encoded protein: MRRDDALWAVACFAGGLVLLAAHAYPHRATPAYLLVGPLLVSCLGVAVRRSSPMAALWLGLVAIVADGFLGPSMGTILVFTDNLYAAVRYGPARLGKWMLGITSVFAVVGGTAAWFFSRDLSLLAVAVVQLGLIGVTPVSTGMIIKQLHDRAESERSRAEQVARLAELDRQAAVDSERARMARELHDMIANHFSAIAIQSTAVLSRKDLNAEAVRNVMESIRENSVQGMAEMRTMIGLLRQDGEEAEATRRRVAEVEDLAERAREAGLEVRFRVDGDARDLPASVDLAGYRIVQESLTNALKHGGKVADLVIGYRPGLLTLTVDNPVDGAGRALPGAGAGLIGMRERAVLVGGSIEAGPHDDGWRVRAELPTGEIS
- a CDS encoding response regulator, coding for MTIRVLVADDHAAVRAGIVLILEGQEDIEVVGQASDGEQAVAMALGLRPDVVLMDIRMPKLDGISATRELSGIADVLILTTFDIDEYIFGALRAGAAGFLLKNTDADALVEAVRVVARGDGLISPSVTRRLISAFGTAVPERRPQEVGGLTPREREVLACIGRGMSNAEISVELDMAEATTKTHVSRLLNKLGLRSRVQAAILAQELSSGTGT
- a CDS encoding transposase, with the translated sequence MICADELGPVTPRTFPPAPGWSVGGHRIKDRLEYSRGTDKTWVYGALRIRDGTELTFCAPSRNSDGWIQLLQQIATANRRGPIVVITDNLSSHFSWRVRQWLARHPRIRQVFIPVRACWLNLAEGWWRLLRRAAFAGQTFADATEIAYAVALATAQLNAHAQPWIWGRPSPQPRILRHKFVYLL